Proteins encoded in a region of the Halorussus sp. MSC15.2 genome:
- the mutS gene encoding DNA mismatch repair protein MutS, whose translation MDAALGPPEKMAENEDDLTPMMSQYFELCREYDDSLVLFQVGDFYETFCEAAERTARLLEIALTKREDSTGTYPMAGIPIDNAESYIETLLDAGYRVAVADQVQDPEDATGVVERAVTRIVTPGTLTEDELLDTEDNNFVACLTEDPDRYGVALLDVSTGDFYATSARREELVADEVSRFAPAEAITEPDATADPFDADCMVSPYDAEAFDPDAAAERVERYFGSPDALLAADVEVRACGALLAYAEYTRGGEDGHLDYLNHLTRYEPREYMLLDRVALASLELFERRTVHGDADVTLLGVLDETSSALGSRKLKDWLRRPLLEPDRIEARLDAVEEWTHDVQARESARDLLRDVYDIERLIARISRGRANARDLRSLKATLDVVPELKAAMADFESELLTELRGNLDELADVRDLVERAIREDPAREITEGDVIKPGYDDELDELRATEREGKAWIDDLEAEQRERTGIDSLKVGHNSVHGYYIEVTNPNLDAVPDDYERRQTLKNSERFYTPELKEREDEILRAENRADDLEHELFREVRSSVAAESERVQAVADALARLDVLAALAEVAATRDYVRPEIGGDGIHVEGGRHPVVERTQQSFVPNDTRLDAEDSFAVITGPNMSGKSTYMRQVALVTVLAQTGSFVPAASARIDPVDRVFTRVGASDDIAGGRSTFMVEMTELASILESATDDSLVLLDEVGRGTSTTDGLAIARAVTEHVHDEVGALTLFATHHHELTRTAADLPRAFNLHFSADQTDEEVVFDHDVRRGAATASYGVQVAREAGVPDEIVERARELLADAESADVEADGTEETEADEIGGVESESPRAIADGAQDELAARLREVDVATMTPLEAMNELAELKREVE comes from the coding sequence ATGGACGCGGCGCTGGGGCCACCCGAGAAGATGGCCGAGAACGAGGACGACCTGACGCCGATGATGAGTCAGTACTTCGAGTTGTGCCGGGAGTACGACGACTCGCTCGTGCTGTTTCAGGTGGGGGACTTCTACGAGACGTTCTGCGAGGCCGCCGAGCGCACCGCGCGACTGCTCGAAATCGCGCTGACCAAGCGCGAGGACTCGACCGGGACGTATCCGATGGCGGGCATCCCCATCGACAACGCCGAGTCGTACATCGAGACCCTGCTGGACGCGGGCTACCGCGTCGCCGTCGCCGACCAAGTGCAGGACCCGGAGGACGCTACCGGGGTGGTCGAGCGCGCGGTCACGCGCATCGTGACCCCGGGCACCCTGACCGAAGACGAACTGCTCGACACCGAGGACAACAACTTCGTTGCCTGCCTCACGGAGGACCCCGACCGCTACGGGGTCGCCCTGCTCGACGTCTCGACCGGCGACTTCTACGCGACCAGCGCGCGCCGCGAGGAGTTGGTCGCCGACGAGGTGAGTCGGTTCGCCCCGGCGGAGGCCATCACCGAACCCGACGCCACCGCCGACCCGTTCGACGCCGACTGCATGGTCTCGCCCTACGACGCCGAGGCGTTCGACCCCGACGCCGCGGCCGAGCGGGTCGAGCGCTACTTCGGGTCGCCCGACGCCCTGCTCGCGGCCGACGTTGAGGTCCGGGCCTGCGGTGCGTTGCTGGCGTACGCCGAGTACACTCGCGGTGGAGAAGACGGGCACCTCGACTACCTCAACCACCTGACGCGCTACGAACCCCGCGAATACATGCTGCTGGACCGGGTGGCGCTCGCCAGCCTCGAACTGTTCGAGCGCCGGACGGTCCACGGCGACGCCGACGTGACCCTGCTCGGGGTGCTGGACGAGACCTCGTCGGCACTCGGGAGTCGGAAACTCAAGGACTGGCTCCGGCGTCCGCTGCTCGAACCCGACCGCATCGAGGCCAGACTCGACGCTGTCGAGGAGTGGACCCACGACGTGCAAGCCCGCGAGTCGGCCCGGGACCTGCTCCGGGACGTGTACGACATCGAGCGCCTCATCGCCCGCATCTCGCGAGGCCGGGCGAACGCCCGCGACCTGCGCTCGCTGAAGGCCACCCTCGACGTGGTGCCCGAGTTGAAGGCCGCGATGGCCGACTTCGAGTCCGAACTGCTGACCGAACTCCGCGGGAACCTCGACGAACTTGCCGACGTTCGGGACCTCGTCGAGCGCGCGATTCGGGAGGACCCCGCGCGGGAAATCACCGAAGGCGACGTGATAAAGCCCGGCTACGACGACGAACTCGACGAACTCCGGGCGACCGAGCGCGAGGGCAAGGCGTGGATAGACGACCTCGAAGCCGAGCAGCGAGAGCGGACCGGCATCGACTCGCTCAAGGTGGGCCACAACTCGGTCCACGGCTACTACATCGAGGTCACGAACCCCAACCTCGACGCGGTGCCCGACGACTACGAGCGCCGCCAGACCCTGAAGAACTCCGAGCGCTTCTACACGCCCGAACTCAAGGAGCGCGAGGACGAGATTCTGCGGGCCGAGAACCGGGCCGACGACCTCGAACACGAACTGTTCCGCGAGGTGCGGTCGTCGGTGGCCGCCGAGTCCGAGCGCGTGCAGGCGGTGGCGGACGCGCTCGCGCGACTCGACGTGCTGGCCGCGCTCGCGGAGGTCGCGGCCACGCGGGACTACGTCCGTCCGGAAATCGGCGGGGACGGCATCCACGTCGAGGGCGGCCGCCACCCAGTCGTGGAACGAACCCAGCAGTCGTTCGTCCCCAACGACACCCGCCTCGACGCCGAGGACTCCTTCGCGGTCATCACCGGCCCGAACATGTCGGGGAAATCGACGTACATGCGACAGGTCGCGCTCGTCACCGTCCTCGCCCAGACCGGGAGTTTCGTCCCGGCGGCGAGCGCCCGCATCGACCCGGTGGACCGCGTCTTCACCCGAGTCGGCGCGAGCGACGACATCGCCGGGGGTCGCTCGACGTTCATGGTCGAGATGACCGAACTCGCCTCGATTCTGGAGAGCGCCACCGACGACTCGCTGGTCCTGCTGGACGAGGTGGGCCGCGGGACGAGCACCACCGACGGTCTCGCCATCGCCCGCGCCGTGACCGAACACGTCCACGACGAGGTGGGCGCGCTCACGCTGTTCGCCACCCACCACCACGAACTCACCCGGACCGCCGCGGACCTGCCGCGGGCGTTCAACCTCCACTTCTCGGCCGACCAGACAGACGAAGAGGTCGTCTTCGACCACGACGTGCGCCGGGGCGCGGCCACCGCCTCCTACGGCGTACAGGTCGCTCGCGAAGCCGGTGTTCCGGACGAGATAGTCGAGCGAGCGCGGGAGCTACTGGCCGACGCGGAGTCTGCGGACGTGGAGGCCGACGGAACGGAGGAAACCGAGGCCGACGAAATCGGGGGAGTCGAATCCGAATCGCCGCGAGCCATCGCGGACGGTGCGCAGGACGAACTCGCCGCGCGACTCCGCGAGGTGGACGTGGCGACGATGACGCCGCTGGAGGCGATGAACGAACTGGCGGAACTGAAGCGCGAAGTGGAGTAG
- a CDS encoding DNA polymerase sliding clamp, with translation MSESVSDADAPEAPTRSFRATVNADAIQTAVDLVAALLDECHLSFDEDGVRMWGMDPATVASVDLTLERAAFDDYEATGVRSGVDLSRLGDVVGMADSGQSVHLELDHETRTLEIRFGGLEYALTLIDPETIRRPPDRPSENFDFAGGVVADTDDFDWAVRAADMVSDHLALGIDAEEDAFFVEAEGDTDDVSLVLTADDLVEVRPGEARSLFSLDYLSVIGRAMPSDLDVDLRLGTEQPVAIEYEFADEAGSVAYFVAPRISRR, from the coding sequence ATGAGCGAGTCCGTTTCAGACGCCGACGCCCCCGAAGCACCGACTCGGTCGTTCCGAGCGACTGTCAACGCCGACGCGATTCAGACCGCCGTCGACCTCGTCGCCGCGCTCCTCGACGAGTGTCACCTCTCGTTCGACGAGGACGGCGTCCGGATGTGGGGGATGGACCCCGCGACGGTGGCGTCGGTGGACCTCACCTTAGAACGGGCCGCGTTCGACGACTACGAGGCGACCGGCGTCCGGAGCGGCGTCGACCTCTCCCGACTCGGCGACGTCGTGGGAATGGCCGACAGCGGCCAGTCGGTTCACCTCGAACTCGACCACGAGACCCGCACGCTGGAGATTCGGTTCGGCGGTCTCGAGTACGCGCTGACGCTCATCGACCCGGAGACGATTCGACGGCCCCCGGACCGGCCCAGCGAGAACTTCGACTTCGCGGGGGGCGTCGTCGCCGACACCGACGACTTCGACTGGGCCGTCCGGGCCGCGGACATGGTTTCGGACCACCTCGCCCTCGGCATCGACGCCGAGGAGGACGCTTTCTTCGTCGAGGCCGAGGGCGACACCGACGACGTGTCGCTCGTACTGACGGCCGACGACCTCGTCGAGGTGAGGCCCGGGGAGGCCCGGTCGCTGTTCTCGCTCGACTACCTCTCGGTCATCGGTCGCGCGATGCCCTCGGACCTCGACGTCGACCTCCGACTCGGGACCGAACAGCCAGTCGCCATCGAGTACGAGTTCGCCGACGAGGCGGGGTCGGTAGCGTACTTCGTCGCGCCCCGCATCTCTCGGCGGTGA
- a CDS encoding DMT family transporter, whose amino-acid sequence MVERRTLLFFAVASVLFGGTFVAAKAGLAYFPPLLFVALRFDVAAAALLGYAALTTSREDLLPRTRGDVAGILATGILAIGLTNALLFVGQQYASSAVASIVFSLNPILTPVFAAVLLSDERLSARGAAGMLLGLVGVGLVVSPDPANLLGGDAVGKAILFAGAVSGALGSVLIRWADGDLSSTVRTAWGLPFGALLCHLLSWSAGESAASISWTPEALAALGYVALFAGALAYIAYFGLLDVTGAIRANLVFYLVPVVASLGGWALLGEDISALAVAGFLTIFAGFAVIGSESMDVLGRFRSPPAERALTDGGRPTDEQCGCESD is encoded by the coding sequence GTGGTCGAACGCCGCACTCTCCTCTTCTTCGCAGTCGCCAGCGTCCTCTTCGGCGGCACGTTCGTCGCCGCGAAGGCCGGTCTCGCCTACTTCCCGCCCCTGCTGTTCGTGGCGCTCCGGTTCGACGTCGCGGCCGCGGCGCTGCTGGGGTACGCGGCGCTCACGACCTCGCGCGAGGACTTGCTCCCGCGGACGCGCGGCGACGTCGCGGGCATCCTCGCCACCGGGATTCTGGCCATCGGTCTGACGAACGCCCTGCTGTTCGTCGGTCAGCAGTACGCCTCCAGCGCCGTCGCCTCCATCGTCTTCAGTTTGAACCCCATCCTGACGCCGGTGTTCGCGGCCGTCCTGCTCTCGGACGAGCGTCTCTCGGCGCGCGGGGCCGCGGGGATGCTCCTCGGTCTCGTCGGCGTCGGTCTGGTCGTCAGCCCCGACCCCGCGAACCTGCTCGGCGGCGACGCGGTCGGCAAGGCGATTCTGTTCGCGGGCGCGGTGAGCGGCGCGCTGGGGAGCGTCCTCATCAGGTGGGCCGACGGCGACCTGTCGAGTACGGTCCGCACCGCGTGGGGTCTCCCCTTCGGCGCGCTGCTCTGTCACCTCCTGAGTTGGTCGGCGGGCGAGTCGGCCGCGTCGATTTCGTGGACGCCGGAGGCGCTGGCCGCGCTCGGGTACGTCGCTCTCTTCGCCGGTGCGCTGGCGTACATCGCCTACTTCGGACTCCTCGACGTCACCGGCGCGATTCGGGCGAATCTCGTCTTCTACCTCGTGCCGGTCGTGGCGTCGCTGGGCGGGTGGGCGTTGCTCGGCGAGGACATCTCGGCGCTCGCGGTCGCCGGGTTCCTCACCATCTTCGCCGGATTCGCCGTAATCGGCAGCGAGTCGATGGACGTGCTGGGGCGCTTCCGGTCCCCGCCGGCGGAGCGCGCGCTGACCGACGGCGGGCGACCGACCGACGAGCAGTGCGGTTGCGAGTCCGACTGA